The following proteins are co-located in the Malassezia restricta chromosome II, complete sequence genome:
- a CDS encoding cytochrome c oxidase assembly factor 6 gives MANPAPTRNNRQQCWDSRDLYYECLTKHSILAPPGTDMTGIKGPLGSGSFADPPGSPEERLRRSEEELKTDPCIQLRRQYEQKCAPSWIEYFNKRRVLEERQKLFYAQAEARAARR, from the exons ATGGCAAATCCAGCACCGACACGCAACAATCGGCAACAATGCTGGGACTCTCGTGATCTTTATTATGAATGCCTCACAAAGCACTCTATATTAGCGCCTCCTGGCACGGATATGACAGGGATCAAGGGCCCACTTGGCTCTGGTTCTTTCGCTGATCCGCCAGGGTCACCAGAAGAGCGATTGAGACGCAGTGAGGAAGAGCTTAAAACGGATCCATGTATCCAGTTGCGCCGTCAATATGAACAGAAGTGTGCTCCAAGCTGG ATTGAGTACTTTAACAAGCGGCGCGTACTGGAAGAGCGCCAGAAGTTGTTTTATGCACAGGCTGAAGCCAGAGCAGCTAGGCGATAA
- a CDS encoding L-2-aminoadipate reductase, with protein MATDTGVPRSHPVHGFPSQDDLEYWSQQLRNLPRLALPLDYPRPPTTRVVHALKSYVLPPSTCRALARLSLYEDEEVSSRFEEPRGMDEQPRACHLLLAALVVLIHRYTGDTDMVVASNHPTSGEALLLRIKIEPGDAFWQVAKHVQAVEAEAIRHLVPYDEIAKRLESDRLAQEGPAVPGTSQSLFRVRFFDETTSMERFMQQTNATTDLSMFVTGPEASVNAEAGPAQSTAPKHLHSAFRAPTHAEVAVHISYNAILFSGRRIEGILHQFEQLINSAAKNPMAPVGQIHIRAQAEADILPDPRKDLDWCGYRGPITSYLERHAKSFPDRRCLVESVSTDDMMPPASRVRTVTFGELDRTSNVVAHHLLQSGVQRGEVVTVYAHRGVDLVVAVLGVLKAGATFSVIDPSYPPSRQNIYLQVARPRALVVLRKAGTIHEQVRRCIQEELELRTEIPALELRSDGALLGGSTDKGDVLDKAQVLASEPTGIVLGPDSIATLSFTSGSTGIPKGVQGRHYSLTHFFPWMGERFGLSEKDRFTMLSGIAHDPIQRDIFTPIFFGAELHIPTAEDIGTPGRLATWMATSKATVTHLTPAMGQLLSAQATTPIDTLRNAFFVGDILTKRDCTRLQALAQNVRIINMYGTTETQRAVSYFAIPPASQEPAFLQRQKDIMPAGQGMIDVQLLVVNRNARQETCAVGEIGEIYVRSGGLSEGYLGQPDVTAEKFLNNWLATGLEIPDTLQGTPEGQFWKGPRDRMYRTGDLGRYLPDGTVECTGRADDQIKIRGFRIELGEIDTHLSRHPSVRENVTLVRRDKDEEKVLVSYFVPTDDSTPEEREDDVSLPAGPSGDLLRRIRQYNRLIKDIRDSLKLKLPSYSVPTLFVPLARMPLNPNGKVDKPALPFPDTVLAQRMAQVSNAQAETRELSATERAIAEVWKQLLPGLADPAPLDESFFDLGGHSILATRLVFQLRHKLGVHVPLGLVFDAPTIAQLAAATEKISSGGTDFLVAAPDAAKENASSGDLDYAKDAQVLENELPASFMRATPAGEPRVVLLTGATGFLGAYVLADLLDKRRNHVQKVYVHVRANDAGSAQRRLRDALAGRGLWREAWEQEGRVQAVVGDLSKPHLGLNDEDWAHLAKEVDVIVHNGALVHWVYPYSKLRAANVLSTMAVMRLANEGRPKSVAFVSSTSALDTEYYIRFSDTSAQGVLESDPLDGSASDLKSGYGQSKWVAERLLMAAASRGLAAVIIRPGYVVGDSKTAVTNTDDFLFRLIKGSAQLGLIPDMNNTINMVPVDHVARVTSLAGLAATQWPENRQTHAAVFHVTSHPTIRYNEFLGALIEYGWNVRPAEYLEWRTALENHVLASAAAGNTGLDADSNALFPLLHFVLDDLPTSTKSPELNDANTTKLLTEAHELDVVRGVDVPLVGLYLSWLVAVGFLPPPASKSARTLPTLPEGAARQAMGRGSAAV; from the coding sequence ATGGCGACGGACACAGGTGTTCCGAGAAGCCATCCAGTGCATGGCTTCCCGTCACAAGATGATCTTGAATACTGGTCTCAACAGCTTAGAAATCTTCCGCGACTTGCTCTGCCCCTAGATTATCCACGGCCACCAACCACACGCGTGGTGCACGCGCTCAAGTCGTATGTGCTGCCGCCATCCACGTGTCGCGCGCTTGCGCGTCTCTCGCTGTATGAAGACGAAGAGGTATCATCGCGCTTTGAAGAGCCGAGAGGTATGGATGAACAGCCCCGTGCGTGTCATCTGCTGCTGGCCGCGTTGGTCGTCCTGATCCACCGCTACACAGGCGATACTGACATGGTGGTGGCAAGTAATCATCCTACTTCAGGGGAAGCACTGCTTTTGCGTATCAAAATAGAACCAGGAGATGCGTTCTGGCAAGTTGCGAAGCATGTGCAAGCCGTGGAAGCCGAGGCGATTCGACACTTAGTGCCATACGACGAGATTGCCAAGCGTCTTGAGTCTGACAGACTTGCTCAGGAAGGACCTGCTGTCCCAGGAACAAGCCAGTCTCTTTTTCGTGTCCGGTTCTTTGATGAGACGACATCAATGGAGCGCTTCATGCAGCAAACGAATGCCACAACTGACCTTTCGATGTTTGTCACTGGACCGGAAGCCAGTGTTAATGCTGAGGCAGGTCCAGCACAGAGTACGGCACCAAAGCACCTTCACTCAGCATTTCGCGCTCCTACTCATGCTGAGGTGGCCGTTCACATTTCGTATAACGCCATATTGTTCTCGGGCAGACGCATCGAGGGTATCTTGCATCAAtttgagcagctcatcAATTCGGCTGCTAAGAACCCCATGGCACCTGTGGGTCAGATTCACATCCGCGCACAAGCTGAAGCTGATATCTTGCCTGACCCTCGCAAGGACCTTGATTGGTGCGGTTATCGTGGCCCCATTACGAGCTATCTGGAGCGCCATGCAAAATCGTTTCCTGATCGACGCTGTCTCGTGGAGAGTGTTTCTACGGATGACATGATGCCCCCTGCGTCTCGAGTGCGAACAGTCACTTTTGGCGAATTAGACCGCACGAGTAATGTGGTGGCGCATCACCTTCTTCAGTCGGGCGTGCAGCGTGGCGAAGTCGTGACAGTCTACGCCCACCGCGGTGTAGATCTTGTTGTGGCTGTGCTGGGTGTGCTGAAAGCTGGGGCTACTTTCAGTGTCATTGATCCATCATACCCGCCTAGTCGCCAAAACATTTATCTGCAAGTGGCACGCCCGCGTGCTTTAGTCGTGCTGCGAAAGGCGGGAACGATTCATGAGCAAGTCCGTCGCTGTATCCAAGAGGAATTGGAGCTGCGGACGGAAATTCCGGCCCTGGAGCTTCGGAGCGATGGCGCATTGCTCGGTGGTAGCACGGACAAAGGTGATGTGCTGGATAAGGCACAGGTGCTGGCTTCTGAGCCAACGGGCATTGTGCTGGGACCTGATAGTATCGCGACGCTTTCTTTCACGTCTGGCTCGACAGGTATTCCCAAGGGTGTTCAGGGTCGTCACTACAGTCTGACGCACTTTTTCCCATGGATGGGTGAGCGTTTTGGCTTGAGTGAAAAGGACCGCTTCACAATGCTAAGTGGTATTGCGCATGATCCAATTCAACGCGATATTTTCACGCCGATTTTCTTTGGTGCTGAATTGCACATTCCAACAGCTGAGGACATTGGTACTCCGGGACGTCTGGCGACATGGATGGCTACTTCGAAAGCTACAGTGACACATCTAACACCAGCAATGGGTCAACTCTTGTCTGCTCAGGCAACGACGCCGATTGATACGTTGCGTAATGCATTCTTTGTGGGCGATATTCTCACCAAGCGTGACTGCACACGTCTTCAAGCTCTCGCTCAAAATGTGCGCATCATTAACATGTACGGCACAACCGAGACACAGCGGGCTGTCTCGTATTTTGCTATCCCGCCTGCAAGCCAGGAGCCGGCGTTCCTTCAGCGGCAAAAGGATATTATGCCAGCCGGCCAGGGTATGATTGACGTTCAGCTGTTGGTCGTCAATCGAAATGCAAGACAGGAAACATGTGCTGTCGGTGAGATTGGGGAGATCTACGTTCGCTCCGGTGGACTCTCAGAAGGCTACTTGGGCCAACCTGATGTTACGGCTGAAAAGTTTCTGAACAACTGGCTCGCAACGGGCTTAGAGATACCTGACACGCTGCAAGGAACACCGGAAGGACAGTTTTGGAAAGGACCCCGAGACCGCATGTACCGCACAGGTGATCTGGGACGCTACCTGCCAGATGGCACGGTTGAATGCACAGGACGCGCAGACGATCAAATCAAGATTCGAGGCTTCCGCATCGAGCTTGGTGAAATTGATACGCACCTGTCACGCCACCCAAGCGTGCGTGAAAATGTCACTCTTGTGCGCCGTGACAAGGATGAAGAAAAAGTATTAGTGTCCTACTTCGTACCCACGGATGACAGCACGCCCGAAGAGAGAGAAGATGATGTAAGTTTACCTGCAGGACCAAGCGGGGACTTGCTGCGCCGTATCCGACAATATAACCGCCTTATCAAGGATATTCGTGACTCTCTGAAGCTCAAGCTGCCGTCCTATTCGGTGCCGACGCTCTTTGTGCCCCTAGCGCGCATGCCATTGAACCCGAATGGTAAGGTTGATAAACCTGCCTTGCCATTTCCCGACACGGTGTTAGCTCAGCGCATGGCTCAGGTTTCAAACGCACAAGCGGAAACCCGTGAACTTTCAGCGACTGAGCGTGCCATCGCCGAGGTATggaagcagctgctgccCGGCCTAGCCGATCCCGCGCCACTTGACGAATCGTTCTTCGACTTGGGCGGCCATTCCATTCTTGCAACACGCCTTGTTTTCCAACTGCGTCATAAGCTGGGTGTGCATGTGCCTTTAGGTCTGGTATTTGACGCACCAACGATTGCTCAGCTTGCGGCAGCTACGGAAAAAATTAGCAGTGGCGGAACTGACTTTCTCGTTGCTGCACCTGATGCAGCCAAAGAGAATGCTTCATCGGGCGACTTGGACTATGCGAAAGATGCTCAAGTACTGGAAAACGAGCTTCCTGCATCATTTATGCGTGCAACGCCCGCAGGAGAGCCACGTGTCGTGTTGCTTACGGGTGCAACCGGCTTTTTGGGCGCCTATGTCTTGGCTGACTTGCTCGATAAAAGGCGCAACCATGTCCAGAAGGTGTATGTCCACGTCCGTGCTAATGATGCTGGTAGCGCTCAGCGGCGTCTACGCGATGCGTTAGCTGGCCGTGGGCTGTGGCGCGAGGCATGGGAACAAGAAGGCCGAGTCCAGGCCGTCGTAGGCGACTTGTCCAAGCCGCACCTGGGCCTCAACGACGAAGACTGGGCGCATCTGGCCAAAGAAGTTGATGTCATTGTACACAATGGTGCACTTGTACACTGGGTATACCCTTACAGCAAACTGCGTGCGGCAAACGTATTGTCGACCATGGCAGTTATGCGACTGGCCAACGAGGGTCGACCAAAGAGTGTGGCGTTTGTATCGTCAACATCCGCTCTTGATACGGAATACTACATTCGGTTCTCGGACACATCGGCGCAAGGTGTGTTGGAAAGTGATCCACTCGATGGCAGCGCCTCGGATCTCAAGAGCGGCTATGGACAGTCCAAGTGGGTTGCCGAACGACTGTTGATGGCAGCTGCTTCGCGAGGCTTGGCCGCTGTGATTATTCGTCCTGGTTATGTGGTTGGTGATAGCAAGACGGCGGTCACCAACACTGATGACTTTTTATTCCGTCTGATCAAGGGTAGTGCACAGCTCGGCCTTATTCCAGACATGAACAACACAATCAACATGGTCCCTGTTGACCATGTTGCTCGAGTGACGTCGTTAGCTGGGCTTGCTGCCACTCAATGGCCCGAAAACCGTCAGACGCATGCAGCAGTGTTCCATGTGACTTCGCACCCGACAATTCGGTACAATGAGTTCCTTGGCGCACTCATTGAATATGGCTGGAATGTGCGGCCTGCCGAATACTTAGAGTGGCGTACAGCGCTCGAGAACCATGTCCTAGCCTCGGCAGCCGCAGGAAACACAGGCCTTGATGCCGATTCCAACGCCCTGTTCCCCCTTCTCCACTTTGTGCTGGACGATTTGCCGACTTCAACCAAGTCACCTGAACTAAACGATGCCAACACTACAAAACTACTGACAGAGGCACACGAATTGGACGTTGTACGCGGGGTAGATGTGCCACTTGTCGGTTTGTACTTGTCGTGGCTCGTGGCTGTAGGCTTCCTGCCTCCGCCCGCATCCAAATCGGCCCGAACATTGCCAACATTGCCGGAAGGTGCGGCTCGTCAAGCCATGGGCCGTGGATCGGCGGCCGTTTAA
- a CDS encoding L-threonylcarbamoyladenylate synthase, giving the protein MWRVGSSFLRRVSSTMSNYNTKLLPLERELDTSKPGNFGLVFSNADSSPSSSFQDPCEVLDVSFTSDVSQQSMKKAAEHIRAGELVAFPTETVYGLGACALRTDAAERIYRAKNRPADNPLIVHISDLRMLSRLVPRDFHLNKACDALIKAFWPGPLTLLFPVGRDEQDEPYVPTTVTCDQPTVGIRMPSHPVARALIAMAGVPIAAPSANASGRPSPTTAEHVLDDLGQRQVLSYILDGGKCDIGLESTVVDATTVPNEVRILRPGGVSVEQVAQVLDHAGLSDVAIRVYGKNLQGSPHENLKPATPGMKYRHYSPEARVILVRLCDNDACTSMKDVLQEFLSSFSRDHVPHVGLMCALDSPLVQLLQVPDLVQWTKQATKDDYLSPVYCTEQFQLCFYSLGYQDAPDIAARRLFDGLRTLDACIPWRDEARTCDVIISESLPEHGVGLAIMNRLKKAASRTICVRKNGSA; this is encoded by the coding sequence ATGTGGCGAGTGGGGTCATCATTTTTGCGTCGAGTATCATCCACCATGTCGAATTATAACACAAAGTTACTGCCGttggagcgcgagctcgataCAAGTAAACCTGGCAATTTCGGCCTTGTATTTTCTAACGCCGACTCCAGCCCATCGTCGTCCTTTCAAGATCCTTGCGAAGTACTAGACGTGTCATTTACCTCAGATGTCTCTCAGCAGAGCATGAAAAAAGCCGCTGAACATATTCGCGCGGGAGAACTTGTCGCTTTCCCTACTGAAACCGTCTATGGCTTgggtgcgtgtgcgctgcgcacggaTGCAGCGGAGCGCATATATCGAGCTAAAAATCGTCCAGCAGACAACCCTCTCATTGTGCACATAAGCGACCTTCGTATGCTCTCTCGACTTGTGCCTAGAGATTTTCATTTAAACAAAGCCTGCGATGCTCTTATCAAAGCCTTTTGGCCTGGGCCCCTCACATTATTGTTTCCGGTTGGGCGCGACGAACAAGACGAACCTTACGTCCCAACAACTGTGACTTGCGATCAACCAACAGTCGGTATCCGGATGCCATCTCATCCAGTCGCACGCGCACTCATTGCCATGGCTGGCGTCCCGATCGCTGCACCATCTGCAAATGCATCAGGTCGTCCTTCTCCCACAActgccgagcatgtgcttgaCGACTTAGGACAACGACAAGTTCTTTCCTACATTCTTGACGGTGGCAAATGTGATATTGGACTCGAAAGTACTGTAGTTGATGCAACAACCGTGCCAAACGAGGTCCGCATCCTACGCCCTGGCGGCGTATCAGTGGAACAAGTGGCACAAGTGCTTGATCACGCTGGCTTATCTGACGTTGCAATCCGTGTATATGGAAAAAATTTGCAGGGAAGCCCTCATGAAAATTTAAAACCCGCCACGCCTGGTATGAAATACCGGCACTACTCACCTGAGGCGCGCGTCATTCTTGTTCGACTATGCGATAATGATGCATGTACATCCATGAAGGATGTTTTGCAAGAATTCCTTTCGTCATTCTCAAGAGAccatgtgccgcatgtgGGACTCATGTGTGCCCTTGACTCACCATTAGTTCAGCTCCTACAGGTGCCTGATCTTGTACAATGGACAAAGCAAGCCACCAAGGATGATTATCTTTCACCTGTGTATTGCACAGAACAGTTTCAATTGTGTTTCTATTCATTAGGGTATCAAGATGCACCTGACATTGCTGCAAGGCGCTTGTTTGATGGTCTTCGCACATTAGATGCATGCATACCATGGCGTGATGAGGCCCGAACATGTGACGTTATTATATCTGAATCACTTCCGGAGCATGGAGTAGGACTAGCGATCATGAACCGATTAAA